GGTTAATTTCTCCCTGAGTATATTAAACTGCTTTTCCCTAGAAATTCACATCATCTTGCTctggtttcatttttatttttttgagttTTGAAGTCCTGATTAACCAGTCTTCAACATAgtattttttcatttcttttctttgtgATGATTAGCCCTAATagacaataaggctgtgtctagactggcaagtttttccgcaaaagcatgtgcttttgcagaaaaacttgccagctgtctacactggccgcttgaatttccgcaagaacactgatgatctcatgtaagaaatcagtgcttcttgcggaactactatgctgctcccgttcaggcaaaagtccttttgcgcaaaagggccagtgtagacagctcagatttgttttccgcaaaaaagtcccaatcgcgaaaatggtgattggggcttttttgcgcaaacgggcgtctagattggcatggacgcttttccgcaaaaagtgcttttgtggaaaagtgtctgtgccaatctagacgctctcttccgtaaatgcttttaatggaaaacttttccgttaaaagcatttgcggaaaatcatgccagtctagacgtagcctaaatgtaggGAAGTAATAGAAGACTCATTGCTTAGAATTTCTAAATTGGGGCATCTGAGTAAAACACAGTAGGGTACAGTCCTACATTCCTGGAGGGATGGAAATAGGTAATTTAGTCAGAATTGTGCTATCACTGTTGCTTCTCACCCTTTCCTGGATTAATCCCTATGCTCAATGAATGATCTTTGCAGAAATTGTTTAAATGAGATGGCAAGAAGACCATCTGCATCAGTAATAAAGTTGGTCAGAAAATCTCTGTAATACACATCAGACAAGACTGTCATGAATTGGTTTGATAATCAAAATAAATTTAACAGAAGCTAACATGTAAGTGTACAATTCTTATATTTTAGCATTGACTCGTTCTGCATTCATCGCAAGAAAATCTGACCATGCAAACCCAAACTGGGTAAAGGTTGGACTGACTTTTGgcaccactgcagctctgtggaTCCTAGTAAGTATAGTATAAGAATGTGAGAATACTTAACTATTCATTAGAGAAGTTTTAAAACAGTAGTTACTGTTAAGATAAGGTTGTATATGAATTCATTTTCTGTAGTAGATAAGATAATTGAAGGAAATTTCAAGCTAAAGCCCCAGGTAGTCTGTAGTATTCCTTCAAAAGCTATAGATTCATGAAGCTATTCTTCTTTTCTACCACTTACCAAACGACTAGACACTGAAAAATTAATGTTCAATAGGTCTACCAACTTCTCTCCCAAACAAGGAGTGGCATGTATGTGTTTTTGTGTGTAGAGGTGCTTAATAGTAATTTCTTTTCTGCTCTAAGAAAAACTGGACATGCTGTAGGGAGAAACCATAATAAAACCATATGTTTTTCTTTTTGACTCTTATTAGGACAATCATAAGTTTATGACTCGACAGACACTCATATTTTTTGATAGTTTACCAGATAAAGCGTTAAACTATCAGGGCACCATTCTTAAATAAATGTGCAAATTCTTAAATAAAATGTCTGTCTGAGACACATCAGGGTCCAGGATAAACGACTGTGGATGGAGGGAGCATGTAGTGATTGTAAAATGAACATGTTATGCAAAATAAGCAGCAGTCAGAGGAACATATTACTGTTTCAACATATCTGATATCCAGTGCCCTGTCTCCTGTGAGTGGCCAGCAAAAGATGCTGCTGTGGAAGTTGTAAGAAACCTCCCCATGGGTCATAGTGGGATAATTTTTTCTCTTAGAGAATCTCCTCCTAACTCTAATTGTCAAACATTGGCTTGCATTCTGAATCAGATTTTAATATTCTAAAACTTACTTGTATTTGTTACAAAAATGCTTGTTCCAGTTTGCTTTTTCCctgaatgtcttttttttttaaaatcatactgTCATCTTCTAGCTCTTCAAGCAACATAATGATGATGTAATAGAATATGaaaggagaagaggagagagagagaaacatgatGCATGCACAGGATGTTCATAGTAAGTGTACGTAATACATACTGGAAGTATGTAGACTGATTTATGTTTTTAGAAAAACCTGTCTCTTGCAAGGTGACCTGTCTTAAACAATGGATGTTGGCTGTTCCTCTTCTTTCTTTGTTTCCTACCCCCGTTCCCTATTCCCGCTTTACTTAGCTCAGCCCCtcattacaaatttaaaaaaaaaaatccagctcaaATAGTAACTAAGATAACTGTGCCACTTCATTGCTATATTCATTTAAATGTATGTTTTATCACCATTTCCAAGCCTTTGTTTGGCTTTTGGACTGTAAGGCTGCAAAGGCCTGAATTCTCTTTTTGCATGTATGTGTCTTGACATTTGTACTGAGGCAGTTCCATAATATATGTGTTTTAATAAGACATCTCAATAAATTGTTCAGCTTATTGTATGATCAGGCCCATAATGGAAATCAGTATTTTCCCAATTTCACATATCAGAGAATATTCCTGTgtcttttatttatataacctGTTTATATAGAGGAAATTATAAATCAATGTATATGAATTGGGCCacacttttatttttgaaaaaatgaaaatatccCGCCTAAACCAAATCATAAATGGGTATTTCTCTCTCATTTGTGtttaaataacatttatttactATTACAAACAAATACAGTTATGGGTTCAGAGGCAATTACTATGCAGCTTTAAAAGAACATTGTACATTGGCAAACCCCTAAAGCTGATCATTTTCTATTCAATATTCGGTAAAACCTTTACTGTGCAGCTAAAaagggaacaaacagaaaatattaatTACATCACACATTTAATTTTCCACGTCAACCTTatgagtttgttgtttttttcctagaTTGAAGATATTATCTAAGAAGTGACTGAGTGATAGTTATAATCCACAAGGAAATGATCAACAGGGTATCAGAAAATATCTGGATATTTATCTGTTCCCAATGTTTTGTATAGTGCGCTGTGAAATAAACAGTAATGAATATGTAAGGAGATGGTTGAATCtgttttcttgctgcacatcttTTATTCTGAAGACAAACAGAAAAAGTGTGTTCAATTGATATTTCACCTTAGCATAAACTCAGTGTTACATGTTTTGTGAAAGAAAAGTACTAACAAAGTTGCAATCTGTATATAAATGCTAAAATGTGTATTTCTGGACAAATGTGTATTTGTGAACATTATAAGAAGAAATTATTTTCAAAGTACTAGTCTTGTTTGAAATGCCACTTGGCCTTGGAAGAGTTGCTTCAGGAGTTACTGCAACTCATGTTTACACATCTGCATGCAAACTTGAAGTCGTTCCTAGAATATATCTCCAATCCTGTCTGCAAGATGCACTCTGGGTTCATTTGCCCTATAACAAAAATGTGGAGCTTCATTTAGCTAGGACAGATGAAAAGGCAGCTCTGCGGGAGCTGGCACACATGGGGAgctcgcttccccccccccccccccccttgttgcctctgtcagTTACGttggggagccagctccccccatccCACAGCTCCTGTGGAGCCGCTTCCCCCATCCCGCTGCTGCCTgtgagagaggcaggaagttATCTGTCAAACTGGCTCCCTGCGTGTACTCActcctgtgggagaaaaatcaaataactccaattgtgtctaaagggaggactgtgcaggaaatcaaaactctctaaaagaaaactgctgtaagggttaaaaagttttccagacctctctccctgtaacagagagaaatcaaattaactctaatcaagacccttacaatgcctcctatctcaagttcatggatactcctagtctgtcacaatttgtcatgtaaacccttatctttgtcacagtttgccttgtagactcctccacttaagttctcatgtggctttgtgtactgtaaaaacttacttctagcactcctggggtgaacagaagtctcagagtacttctacaccccaccatcaacctcagcctggaccattctacacgagagatccacttcctggacaccaccgtacaaatcaacaatggaaaattagacaccactctctacagaaaacccaccgactcatacagttacctacatgcttccagctcccatccagaacacaccacacgatccatcgtctatagccaagcccttcgatacaaccgcatctgctctaatcccactgacagagaccagaagcttcaggatctctaccaagcatttataaacctcaactacccacccagagaaataaaaaagcaaattgaaagagccacacgaatacctagaaaccatctacttcaagacagacccaagaaaaccaacaacagaacaccacttgtcatcacctacaacccccaacttaaacctgtccaacacattatcaataaactacagcctatattggaacaggataccatactcaaagaggctctgggagacagacccatagtctcctatagacaaccacctaacctcaagatgattcttaccaaccaccacaggacataccacactaataccaaccctgttaccttcccttgcaacaaaccccgttgccagctttgtccacatattcattctgctgataccattattggacctaaccaagtgagttataagatcaagaacacatattcctgcgcctccagaaatataatctatgctatcatgtgccgaaagtgtccgtctgctatgtacattggacaaacatctcagacacttcgccaaaggattaatgcccacaaaacagatatcagacaagatcacaaagagaaaacagtttcttgtcatttcaaccagaaaggacacagtcttaatgacctgctaacctgcatcctacttcagaagacattcaaatctgcacttgaaagggaatcctctgaactggcattcatgctaaaattcgacaccctccgcaccggacttaataaagaccccaactatcttacacattacaaagatagcttcccctattatcacctctaatactattaactcacagacatttccccttccccacctctaatatcattaactcactggcattcaccttccttccccccccccccccattccccttctgttctgtaatgtgatttgtccttttcatgtgtgttcattttttttaaattgtatcctttggtatatatggttgtgactgttttcttccattatttgatctgaggaagtgggtctggcccacgaaagctcatcatctaataaaccatcttgttagtctttaaagtgctacattgtcctgcattttgcttcagagtacttctgctgagactttgatatgttaaagaagaacaatcaacaactgaactgtctaagcattctgtatataggatacctgaatctgtctctcattgctgctgctttcactcttggaagtgacagcctgcatgcatgcatcataaagtttttccttctaggtttctctcctgcctcactgatttgacctctggcctcggacccttctgggggctctgtaccccaggagAGCGAGATTCCCCCTCACTCCTATGGAGCTACCTTCCCCCTGCACTGCTGACAGAAGCAGCAACgtgggagcaggagaaggggtACATTCAGGATGCCAGCTTTCAAGcaccattccccacccccaccccgtgctgctgtctATCAGACGGAGggcagatgggagccagtgctcacaggaagccagtttaaaagcccaCTGTACCTCTGTattgttacacatttacaaaaaaagtttCTAAGATCCTTACTGCCCATGAGCACtgactccttccctctcccctgccccatgctgctgcctctcatacagatgGTTTGCAACTCTCAACATGTTTTTTGCATGAAATGTTTAATCATTTCAAAGTCTATATATATgatgttttcttcctatttaaaGACTACTTGGAAAGGGTAAAAATGGATTTGAGATTCTTTGTTTTGAAAAACTTTTTTAGGATGTACAGAAAAAAGTCAAAGGTTTTCAgcagttaaaagaaaaaagtggAGTTGTGGTTTctacttgatttttttcttactGTGATAACTGTTTGTATTAGAAAATTAAAGTTGTGAAATTAAACATTGATGTACTTAATTTAGTACACTGGGATACAAAAAGTTAGTATACCTTGCCCTGACACAGAATTTTACATAgtgtcattatccccattttatggatGAGGAAACTGGAGCAAAGAGTTGAAGtaatttgcccaagatcaccTAGAACCGTGGTTCCCAGCTTGTGGTCTGCGGATCCCTGGTGCTCTGCGACAGTACTgctggaaattttttttaaaaaaaggattgaGCTCACCAtagtgggcctgatccttacttttcttttcctttttctttctctctcgccagggagggggggggtctgtgaaattttaattgaTTGAAAAAGGGTCTGTATgttcaaaaaggttgggaaccactgatctagaacgCCAGTTCTAATGTAATCATTTATATGTAATCATTTTAAATCAATGAATCTGTTTGGgtgatttaaaaattgcttaaGTGCATCTGTATTAAGGGCTAGAACCTATGTAACTAGATTTTAAATCTATTTGGTTACATCAGTGCATGCGTCTAATCTTAAAACAATTGTTTCTCCTCCAAGGACCTCCACTGCAATGTTGATGCAGAGAGCTTTTGTTCTAAATGTTTtgctaacttaaaaaaaaaaaaaccccaccagacTGAATTAAAATAATTTCCGCTCTCAGGTAAACAggtttttatttcctttaaaaGTGAGATGGCATAAACTTACTGTTTTTGCAGGCAGCCACCATACCTTTAATGAAACTCAGGTCAGATAAAATTTCTGTGGAAGGAGCaaatcttttttttggggggtgggagggggaagtggaaagGTCTTTGTTTGCTTGATTAATCACAAAGCAACACGGAATTTTGTTTCCTTTGCAGGTCTTAGGTAAAATTTGATCCTCTGGCCCTTATTTGTATGAGCAGCTCtaatggggaaacttttttgggtcaggggccaccgaCCCACAAAATCAATTGGGGACTGcacaccaggagaaacaaaaaaccccccaagcccttactgtggcccccaactgagaaggagaaagacactccccatgtttCCTTCACACAACAGAACCTAGCCTAGTAGATAGTGTGCTCAGCGGTGCAGTAGGGTCAGGTGGGGGGGAGTGGAGTGCTAGCATGGGTGTCCCAATACCGGGGtaggggggccctgagccttgggggctggatccaggcaagccaggagccgCGTTGGCccctctgggcctgaggttccccatcctgtCTCTTCAACCCAAATACAACATGAAGTGAAGACTCTTCAACCCAGATAAAACATCCAGAAACTTCTTTGTAATCATGGAGCTAGTCTGTTTCTTCTAGCCAGTTAAACAGCCCCAGGAATCAGCAGCTGTTACTCTCTTCCTAATATATTTCTGAACAGGGGGCAGCCCATGAGTATAGGCAGACTTGGTGGTCATCTAGGGTGCCGCGTTCAACCGGGCGCTCGATGATTACGTcatgccattgacggccgtgtaggtgggggcaccgatggcgtgttctgcctggggtgccagctgccacagctggcctcgggctgctcctgttTCTGAACATACCAACAACTGAATTTGGGGTACAATGTGTGACAAACTTATAATAGTTACACATGAAATTTAAAATGTGGAATTATCCTCTACTAAAATAgctgggggaacccccagcggaccagggagaggcggagcgtactttctcgctgcggctttgctccgcctctccctggtctcctgggggaggttttttc
Above is a window of Pelodiscus sinensis isolate JC-2024 chromosome 5, ASM4963464v1, whole genome shotgun sequence DNA encoding:
- the LOC102461584 gene encoding NADH dehydrogenase [ubiquinone] 1 subunit C1, mitochondrial; translation: MAPPLGLAQRLFLASGSLSRTLTRSAFIARKSDHANPNWVKVGLTFGTTAALWILLFKQHNDDVIEYERRRGEREKHDACTGCS